Proteins from a genomic interval of Lysobacter arenosi:
- the thrC gene encoding threonine synthase: MNFNSTRGNTPPTSIDQALVAGLAPDGGLYVPERIPTPAVQPGATLADTAHAVLAPYFADSSLRESLAAICEHAYSFPPPLREMTGEGDHLLELFHGPTAAFKDYAARFLAESLSRLRPQDAPPTTILVATSGDTGAAVAAAFHRRPGFEVVILYPEGRVSPRQAHGLECWGANVRTYRVAGSFDDCQRLAKQALSDEALRQSMSLSSANSISLGRLLPQVGYYAHAALEFFARNGQPLNFIVPTGNLGNACAAFLARRMGLPIGELVLASNANDVLPRYFAGDDYAPQATRATLANAMDVGAPSNFERLRYWHDDDAQLRSALKAFAVDDATIAATIGEAPRRHGIVPCPHTATGLHVLEQLRAQGDRRPWAVVATAHPAKFETIVEPLVGDAVEPPPALAETLSWPAFAESLAVDYGALRERLLKR; the protein is encoded by the coding sequence ATGAATTTCAACAGCACACGCGGCAACACACCTCCCACATCAATCGACCAGGCCCTCGTCGCCGGACTCGCTCCCGACGGCGGCCTCTACGTGCCCGAGCGGATCCCGACGCCCGCCGTGCAACCCGGGGCCACGCTGGCCGATACCGCGCACGCGGTGTTGGCACCGTACTTCGCGGATTCGTCCCTGCGCGAGTCGCTGGCGGCAATCTGCGAACACGCCTATTCCTTCCCGCCGCCGCTGCGCGAAATGACGGGCGAGGGCGACCATCTTCTCGAGCTGTTCCACGGGCCGACAGCCGCGTTCAAGGACTACGCCGCGCGCTTCCTGGCCGAGTCGTTGTCGCGGCTGCGTCCGCAGGACGCACCGCCGACGACGATCCTTGTAGCGACGTCGGGCGACACCGGCGCGGCCGTGGCCGCTGCATTCCACCGCCGTCCTGGCTTTGAGGTGGTGATCCTCTACCCCGAAGGCCGCGTCTCGCCGCGGCAGGCGCATGGCCTGGAATGCTGGGGCGCCAACGTGCGCACCTACCGCGTCGCCGGCAGCTTCGACGACTGCCAGCGACTGGCCAAGCAGGCGCTGTCGGACGAAGCGCTGCGGCAGTCGATGTCCCTCAGTTCCGCCAACAGCATCAGCCTCGGTCGCCTGCTGCCGCAGGTCGGCTACTACGCGCACGCAGCGCTGGAGTTCTTCGCGCGCAACGGCCAGCCGCTGAACTTCATCGTCCCTACTGGCAACCTCGGCAATGCCTGCGCGGCGTTCCTCGCAAGGCGCATGGGTTTGCCGATTGGCGAACTGGTGCTGGCCAGCAACGCCAACGACGTGCTGCCACGCTACTTCGCCGGTGACGACTACGCACCGCAGGCAACGCGCGCGACCTTGGCCAACGCCATGGATGTCGGCGCGCCCAGCAACTTCGAACGGCTGCGCTACTGGCACGACGACGACGCGCAGTTGCGCAGCGCCTTGAAGGCATTCGCGGTCGACGATGCCACCATCGCCGCGACCATCGGCGAGGCGCCACGGCGCCATGGCATCGTGCCCTGCCCGCACACCGCCACCGGCCTGCATGTGCTCGAGCAATTGAGAGCACAAGGCGACCGTCGCCCCTGGGCCGTGGTGGCGACGGCCCACCCGGCCAAGTTCGAGACCATCGTCGAGCCGCTCGTCGGCGATGCCGTCGAGCCGCCGCCGGCATTGGCGGAAACCCTTTCGTGGCCTGCCTTTGCGGAGTCCCTTGCCGTCGATTACGGTGCACTGCGCGAGCGATTGCTGAAGCGATGA
- a CDS encoding homoserine kinase, which yields MSAASTKIDIETASDATAHGRRLECRAFAPGSVGNIGVGFDLLGHSIAGVRDIAQVRRIALPEVRIAAIRGNVAGAEALPLEASRNTAGQALISLRTRLGLDFGFELELEKGIPLGSGLGGSAASCVAALVAANALLDAPLPREALYEFALDGESVSSGSRHGDNVAPMLLGGVVMATATRMIPLAVPEWLHAVVVHPDQMLETRRARAVLAEPYPLSLVVEQSSHLALFLTGLQRGDASLLREGLHDLLVEPRRAPLIPGFVEAKAAALDHGALGASISGAGPSTFAWFASRAEAEAAAPAMQAAFAQAGYGSRAYVTPVAGPRADVLNP from the coding sequence ATGAGTGCTGCTTCTACGAAGATTGATATCGAGACGGCTTCGGATGCGACCGCGCACGGACGGCGCCTGGAGTGCCGGGCATTCGCACCGGGCAGCGTCGGCAACATCGGCGTCGGCTTCGACCTGCTCGGGCACTCCATCGCCGGTGTGCGCGACATCGCGCAGGTGCGCCGGATAGCCCTGCCGGAAGTGCGCATCGCGGCGATCCGCGGCAACGTCGCCGGCGCGGAAGCGCTGCCGCTTGAGGCTTCGCGCAACACCGCCGGCCAGGCGCTGATCTCGCTGCGGACACGGCTTGGGCTGGATTTCGGCTTCGAGCTGGAACTGGAGAAGGGCATCCCGCTCGGCTCCGGCCTCGGCGGCTCGGCCGCCTCCTGCGTGGCCGCGCTCGTCGCCGCCAACGCATTGCTCGACGCGCCACTGCCGCGTGAAGCGCTGTACGAGTTCGCCCTCGACGGCGAGTCGGTGTCGAGCGGCAGTCGTCACGGCGACAACGTCGCGCCGATGCTGCTCGGTGGCGTGGTGATGGCCACGGCCACGCGGATGATCCCGCTGGCGGTGCCCGAGTGGCTGCACGCGGTGGTCGTCCATCCCGACCAGATGCTCGAAACGCGACGCGCCCGTGCAGTGCTGGCCGAACCGTACCCGTTGTCGCTCGTGGTCGAGCAAAGCTCGCACCTGGCGCTGTTCCTGACCGGGTTGCAGCGCGGCGATGCGTCGCTGCTGCGCGAAGGCCTGCACGACCTGCTGGTGGAACCGCGTCGCGCGCCGCTGATTCCGGGCTTCGTCGAGGCCAAGGCTGCGGCGCTGGACCACGGCGCATTGGGCGCCAGTATTTCCGGAGCCGGGCCGAGCACGTTCGCGTGGTTTGCGTCGAGGGCCGAAGCGGAAGCGGCGGCGCCGGCGATGCAGGCCGCGTTCGCGCAGGCAGGGTACGGCTCGCGCGCGTACGTCACGCCGGTGGCGGGCCCGCGCGCGGATGTGCTGAACCCATGA
- the thrA gene encoding bifunctional aspartate kinase/homoserine dehydrogenase I encodes MPSADAAPPDRNKRAVQCHVHKFGGSSLADAGLYRLAAGLLDDQASTRVVVVSAMQGVTDALIALVGSARAGQDWAPAWEALRQRHRAAADALDGDGGRALQSALDEEFESVRSELAAIFGDHSDAEALAAALPGWGEVWSSRLMHAALAATAPGWLRLDARDVLVVHPGEMGMAVDWSASRTRLAEWRAQHGSGHVVVTGFVARDAQGRATTLGRNGSDYSAAIFANLFDADALTIWTDVDGVLSADPRLVPEAVCLPSMSYAEACELAYFGAKVLHPQTLAPVQQRGIPLWIRNTRRPHLPGTLISLKSDPDGAPVKGLSLVRDMAIIELVGNGMVGVPGAAERLFGALRGAGVSVTMISQGSSEHSICCVVRADQAQRARDAVAVAFADAIADSQAQGVTLTDGIAVLAAVGDGMVGTPGVAARLLGGLAQARVNARAIAQGAGERNISVAIGDKDATRALRAAHAAFWLSPQSLSVGVIGPGQVGRALLLQLSAALPQLRKRSGLDLRLRALANSRTMHLDERGIEPADAIARLDGGAAEPVDLERFASHVRGEHLPHALIVDCSASPAVAALYPRWLAAGIHVVTPNKHAGSGDWTRYSAIQDASRSGGGRFRYEATVGAGLPVMLTLRNLLDTGDELFGIDGMLSGTLAWLFNRFDGSVAFSQLVREAQALGYTEPDPRDDLSGLDVARKLVILAREAGRVLSLEDVEVENLVPQALRAVSRDEFLARLEEMDAPMLARYREADAQRRALRHLARLDRDGRASVGVVALPREHACCHTRLTDNLVQFSTRRYADNPLVVQGPGAGPDVTAAGVFGDVLAIAQSLGSPCGMPLLHAGVPAEAHA; translated from the coding sequence ATGCCTTCCGCCGACGCCGCACCACCCGATCGCAATAAACGCGCAGTGCAGTGCCACGTGCACAAGTTCGGCGGCAGCAGCCTTGCCGACGCCGGGCTGTATCGCCTTGCCGCCGGCCTGCTCGATGACCAGGCCAGCACCCGTGTCGTGGTCGTGTCGGCGATGCAGGGCGTCACCGATGCGCTGATTGCCCTGGTCGGCAGTGCTCGCGCTGGTCAGGACTGGGCACCCGCCTGGGAAGCGTTGCGGCAGCGGCACCGCGCAGCGGCCGATGCACTCGACGGCGACGGTGGCCGGGCGCTTCAGTCGGCATTGGATGAGGAGTTCGAGTCGGTACGCAGCGAGCTCGCCGCGATCTTTGGCGATCACAGCGACGCCGAAGCACTCGCGGCAGCACTGCCCGGTTGGGGCGAAGTCTGGTCGTCGCGCCTGATGCACGCCGCGCTAGCCGCGACCGCACCGGGCTGGCTGCGGCTGGATGCGCGTGACGTGCTGGTCGTGCATCCCGGCGAGATGGGCATGGCGGTCGATTGGTCCGCCAGCCGCACGCGCCTGGCCGAGTGGCGCGCGCAGCACGGCAGCGGCCACGTCGTCGTCACCGGTTTCGTCGCGCGCGACGCGCAAGGGCGCGCCACCACGCTCGGCCGCAATGGCAGCGACTACTCCGCGGCGATCTTCGCCAACCTCTTCGATGCCGATGCGCTGACCATCTGGACCGACGTCGACGGCGTGCTGTCGGCCGACCCGCGACTCGTGCCCGAAGCGGTCTGCCTGCCGTCAATGTCGTATGCCGAAGCCTGCGAGCTGGCCTACTTCGGCGCCAAGGTGCTGCATCCGCAGACGCTGGCGCCGGTGCAGCAGCGCGGCATCCCGCTGTGGATCCGCAACACCCGCCGGCCGCATTTGCCCGGCACGCTGATCAGCCTGAAAAGCGATCCCGATGGCGCGCCGGTGAAAGGCCTGAGCCTGGTTCGCGACATGGCCATCATCGAACTGGTCGGCAACGGCATGGTCGGCGTACCGGGCGCGGCCGAACGCCTGTTCGGCGCGCTGCGCGGCGCCGGGGTGTCGGTGACGATGATCTCGCAGGGCTCCTCCGAACATTCGATCTGCTGCGTGGTGCGCGCCGACCAGGCGCAGCGTGCGCGCGATGCGGTCGCCGTCGCCTTTGCCGACGCCATCGCCGACAGCCAGGCGCAGGGCGTGACCCTGACCGATGGCATCGCCGTGCTGGCCGCAGTCGGTGACGGCATGGTTGGTACACCGGGCGTGGCGGCGCGACTGCTGGGCGGCCTGGCACAGGCGCGGGTGAATGCCCGTGCGATTGCACAGGGCGCGGGCGAGCGGAACATCTCGGTGGCCATCGGCGACAAGGACGCGACGCGTGCATTGCGCGCCGCGCACGCTGCCTTCTGGCTGTCGCCGCAAAGCCTGTCGGTCGGCGTGATTGGCCCCGGCCAGGTCGGGCGCGCACTGCTGTTGCAGCTGTCAGCGGCACTGCCGCAGCTGCGCAAGCGCTCCGGACTCGACCTGCGCCTGCGCGCGCTCGCCAACAGCCGCACGATGCACCTGGACGAGCGCGGCATCGAGCCGGCGGACGCGATCGCGCGCCTCGATGGCGGCGCCGCCGAGCCGGTCGACCTGGAGCGTTTCGCCAGCCACGTCCGCGGCGAGCACCTGCCGCACGCGCTGATCGTCGATTGCAGCGCCAGTCCCGCCGTCGCCGCGCTGTACCCGCGCTGGCTCGCCGCCGGCATCCACGTCGTCACACCGAACAAGCACGCCGGCAGCGGCGACTGGACCCGCTACAGCGCGATCCAGGACGCCAGCCGCAGCGGCGGCGGCCGCTTCCGCTACGAGGCGACGGTCGGCGCCGGCCTGCCGGTGATGCTGACGCTGCGCAACCTGCTCGACACCGGCGACGAACTTTTCGGCATTGACGGCATGCTCTCGGGCACACTGGCGTGGCTGTTCAACCGTTTCGACGGCAGCGTGGCGTTCTCGCAGCTGGTCCGCGAGGCGCAGGCGCTGGGCTATACCGAACCCGATCCGCGCGACGACCTGTCCGGCCTCGATGTCGCGCGCAAACTGGTGATCCTGGCGCGCGAAGCCGGTCGCGTGCTGTCGCTGGAGGATGTGGAAGTGGAGAACCTGGTGCCACAGGCACTGCGCGCGGTCAGCAGGGACGAGTTCCTGGCGCGCCTGGAGGAAATGGATGCACCGATGCTGGCGCGCTACCGCGAAGCCGACGCGCAGCGGCGCGCCCTGCGCCACCTCGCCCGCCTCGACCGCGACGGCCGTGCCAGTGTCGGCGTGGTCGCCTTGCCGCGCGAACACGCCTGCTGCCATACCCGCCTGACCGACAACCTCGTGCAGTTCAGCACGCGTCGCTATGCCGACAACCCGCTGGTGGTACAGGGCCCGGGCGCGGGTCCCGACGTGACCGCCGCCGGCGTGTTCGGCGACGTGCTGGCGATCGCGCAGTCGCTGGGCTCGCCGTGCGGGATGCCGCTGCTGCATGCCGGAGTGCCGGCCGAGGCGCACGCATGA
- the thiC gene encoding phosphomethylpyrimidine synthase ThiC, with protein sequence MNAVPSELVRQAEQLSADVTRPIPGSHKIHVEGSRPDIRVPMREIALARTPTMFGGEDNAPLAVYDTSGAYTDSSATIDLAQGLAPLRAQWIAERGDTEALTGLSSEFGRKREHDPKLDAVRFGNRPLPRRAIAGANVTQMHYARRGIITPEMEFIAIRENQRLESIREAHLLRQHAGETFGANIQKIITPEFVRDEVARGRAIIPNNINHPESEPMIIGRNFLTKVNANIGNSAVSSGIAEEVEKLVWSMRWGADTVMDLSTGKHIHETREWIIRNSPVPIGTVPIYQALEKVDGRAEELTWEIFRDTLIEQAEQGVDYFTIHAGVLLRYVPLTAKRVTGIVSRGGSILAKWCLAHHKENFLYTHFEDICEIMKAYDVAFSLGDGLRPGSIADANDAAQFGELETLGELTKIAWKHDVQTMIEGPGHVPMQLIKENMDKQLRECGEAPFYTLGPLTTDIAPGYDHITSAIGAAMIGWFGTAMLCYVTPKEHLGLPNKHDVREGLMAYKIAAHAADLAKGHPGAQARDNAMSKARFEFRWEDQFNLGLDPERAREYHDETLPKDAHKVAHFCSMCGPHFCSMKITQDVRDYAKEHGVDEQAALDEGMAEKSAEFLAQGAQVYHKA encoded by the coding sequence ATGAATGCAGTCCCCTCCGAACTTGTCCGCCAGGCTGAGCAGCTGTCGGCCGACGTTACCCGCCCGATTCCGGGCTCGCACAAGATCCACGTCGAAGGGTCGCGTCCGGACATCCGCGTGCCGATGCGCGAGATCGCGCTGGCGCGCACGCCGACCATGTTCGGCGGCGAGGACAATGCGCCGCTGGCGGTCTACGACACCTCCGGTGCCTACACCGACAGCAGCGCGACGATCGACCTGGCCCAGGGCCTCGCGCCGCTGCGCGCGCAATGGATCGCCGAGCGCGGCGACACCGAAGCGCTCACCGGGCTGTCGTCGGAGTTCGGCCGCAAGCGCGAGCACGATCCCAAGCTCGATGCGGTGCGCTTCGGCAACCGTCCGCTGCCGCGCCGCGCGATCGCCGGCGCCAACGTCACCCAGATGCACTACGCCCGCCGCGGCATCATCACCCCGGAGATGGAGTTCATCGCGATCCGCGAGAACCAGCGCCTGGAGTCGATCCGCGAGGCGCACCTGCTGCGCCAGCACGCCGGCGAAACCTTCGGCGCCAACATCCAGAAGATCATCACGCCCGAGTTCGTGCGCGACGAAGTCGCCCGCGGTCGCGCCATCATCCCCAACAACATCAACCACCCCGAAAGCGAGCCGATGATCATCGGCCGCAACTTCCTGACCAAGGTCAACGCCAACATCGGCAACAGTGCGGTGTCCTCGGGCATTGCCGAGGAAGTGGAGAAGCTGGTCTGGTCGATGCGCTGGGGCGCCGACACGGTCATGGACCTGTCGACCGGCAAGCACATCCATGAAACGCGCGAGTGGATCATCCGCAACTCGCCGGTGCCGATCGGCACCGTGCCGATCTACCAGGCGCTGGAGAAGGTCGACGGCCGCGCCGAAGAGCTGACCTGGGAGATCTTCCGCGACACCCTGATCGAACAGGCAGAGCAGGGCGTGGACTACTTCACCATCCACGCCGGCGTGCTGCTGCGCTACGTGCCGCTGACCGCCAAGCGCGTCACCGGCATCGTCTCGCGCGGCGGTTCGATCCTGGCCAAGTGGTGCCTGGCGCACCACAAGGAGAATTTCCTCTACACGCACTTCGAGGACATCTGCGAGATCATGAAGGCCTACGACGTGGCCTTCTCGCTCGGCGATGGCCTGCGCCCGGGCTCGATCGCCGATGCCAACGATGCCGCCCAGTTCGGCGAGCTCGAGACGCTCGGCGAGCTGACCAAGATCGCGTGGAAGCATGACGTCCAGACCATGATCGAAGGCCCCGGCCACGTGCCGATGCAGCTGATCAAGGAGAACATGGACAAGCAGCTGCGCGAGTGCGGCGAAGCGCCGTTCTACACGCTGGGGCCGCTGACCACCGACATCGCGCCGGGTTACGACCACATCACCAGCGCGATTGGCGCTGCGATGATCGGCTGGTTCGGCACGGCGATGCTCTGCTACGTCACGCCGAAGGAGCACCTGGGCCTGCCCAACAAGCACGACGTGCGCGAAGGCCTGATGGCCTACAAGATCGCCGCGCACGCGGCCGACCTCGCCAAGGGACACCCGGGCGCGCAGGCGCGCGACAACGCCATGAGCAAGGCGCGCTTCGAGTTCCGCTGGGAGGACCAGTTCAACCTCGGCCTCGATCCGGAGCGTGCGCGCGAGTACCACGACGAGACGCTGCCCAAGGACGCCCACAAGGTCGCCCACTTCTGCTCGATGTGCGGCCCGCACTTCTGCTCGATGAAGATCACCCAGGACGTGCGCGACTACGCCAAGGAACACGGCGTCGACGAACAGGCCGCGCTGGACGAAGGCATGGCCGAGAAGTCGGCCGAATTCCTCGCCCAGGGCGCGCAGGTCTACCACAAGG